A DNA window from Branchiostoma lanceolatum isolate klBraLanc5 chromosome 17, klBraLanc5.hap2, whole genome shotgun sequence contains the following coding sequences:
- the LOC136423687 gene encoding rhomboid-related protein 4-like, giving the protein MWPIRGGRHRRPGIALVLLAFQMAQAGFQNIPPVTLATLAANVAMFLRLFRGFHYPKLGEVCVSVVHVWYQGDWKRLIYAAFFHADEWHLYYNMASFMWKGITLERRMGSARFLYVLAVFTLCTHSLLLGLNYSMDHFFHQSSYLADCAVGFSGVIFALKVLTTHYLPPGMTYIMGWLPVPRKIACWVELVVIQILIPRASFMGHLSGILVGLLFTSGPLRAIMDLPFGGWTRHRYHDDYGAPEPRHTRATRQQSYTYHAGATGFRAQEGAGLTEEEELEVAMQQSLREYEQKATQAAIQESVRDTGVAGGRHPSAPPMHSAVEGPPPSAPLSDLEALRQRRLTRLEQLNR; this is encoded by the exons ATGTGGCCCATACGTGGTGGCCGCCATAGGCGTCCGGGAATCGCCCTGGTGCTTCTTGCTTTTCAG ATGGCACAAGCAGGATTTCAGAACATCCCACCCGTTACCTTGGCAACCCTCGCAGCCAACGTGGCCATGTTCCTCCGGCTGTTCCGTGGCTTCCACTACCCAAAACTCGGGGAGGTGTGCGTGAGCGTGGTCCATGTGTGGTACCAAGGG GACTGGAAAAGGCTGATCTATGCTGCCTTCTTCCACGCAGACGAGTGGCACCTGTACTACAACATGGCTTCCTTCATGTGGAAGGGCATCACGTTAGAGCGGCGGATGGGTAGCGCCCGGTTCCTGTACGTGCTGGCCGTGTTCACGCTCTGTACTCACTCCCTCCTGCTGGGGCTGAACTACTCCATGGACCACTTCTTCCACCAGTCATCGTACTTAGCCGACTGTGCTGTCGGCTTTTCAG GTGTGATATTTGCACTGAAAGTTCTGACCACCCACTACCTCCCCCCTGGTATGACTTACATCATGGGATGGCTCCCTGTACCCCGCAAAATCGCATGCTGGGTAGAGCTGGTGGTCATACAG ATCCTGATCCCCCGTGCGTCGTTCATGGGTCACCTGTCAGGGATACTGGTGGGGCTCCTGTTCACCAGCGGCCCACTCAGGGCCATCATGGACCTGCCATTCGGAG GTTGGACCAGACATCGTTACCATGACGATTATGGAGCACCTGAACCCAGACACACCCGAGCGACCCGACAACAGTCCTACACCTACCATGCAG GTGCCACAGGATTTCGGGCTCAGGAAGGGGCAGGGCTAACAGAGGAGGAAGAACTGGAGGTGGCGATGCAGCAGAGTCTACGGGAGTACGAACAGAAGGCCACACAGGCAGCCATTCAGGAGAGTGTGAGggacacag GTGTTGCTGGGGGTAGGCACCCAAGCGCACCTCCTATGCACTCAGCGGTAGAGGGACCCCCTCCTTCTGCACCCCTGTCCGACCTGGAGGCGTTAAGGCAGCGCAGGCTAACTAGACTGGAGCAGCTGAACAGATGA
- the LOC136422436 gene encoding lactose-binding lectin l-2-like → MATTKVRVVVWLGMMLVIGCIFSNGSDVNKSELATTTYAFVGRPQFTSTPYRDQSTLQTTTDRAVKIGIKKWRDDFQCGPEFPLEDGNPAECDPDSIYPCCSPGNWCGNTTHHCDCEDCVFYKKAGCPSGYTQYGGTFFKVYNQAKTYDQARHVCAADGGLLAMPKDRDLDILLWKLKKAADPGVHFWFGLSDRKREGEWMWADGTPHNVTTDWGGWNWGQPDDNAGGEDCVHYRRYCRTWNDMQCKTSLKFICQLTQVLRC, encoded by the exons ATGGCGACCACAAAAGTCAGAGTGGTAGTCTGGCTCGGAATGATGCTTGTCATTGGGTGCATCTTTTCAAACG GTTCAGATGTAAACAAATCAGAACTGGCCACAACAACCTACGCGTTTGTCGGCAGGCCTCAGTTTACCAGCACCCCCTATCGAGATCAAAGCACTCTGCAAACGACGACTGATCGAGCCGTCAAAATAG GGATTAAGAAGTGGCGCGATGATTTCCAGTGCGGACCAGAGTTCCCTTTAGAAGATGGAAACCCTGCTGAATGCGACCCTGACAGTATCTACCCATGCTGCTCCCCTGGCAACTGGTGCGGGAACACCACTCACCACTGCGACTGTGAGGACTGTGTCTTCTACAAGAAGGCAG GTTGTCCCTCTGGTTACACCCAATATGGCGGTACATTCTTCAAAGTGTACAACCAAGCCAAGACCTACGACCAGGCCAGGCACGTGTGTGCAGCAGACGGGGGGCTCCTGGCCATGCCGAAGGATAGAGACCTCGACATCTTATTGTGGAAGCTGAAGAAGGCCGCTGATCCTGGCGTACATTTCTGGTTCGGCCTGAGCGATCGGAAGCGCGAGGGTGAGTGGATGTGGGCAGACGGGACTCCACACAACGTCACTACCGACTGGGGTGGCTGGAACTGGGGTCAGCCGGACGACAATGCCGGCGGGGAAGACTGTGTCCACTACCGCAGGTATTGCCGCACGTGGAATGACATGCAATGCAAAACTTCTTTGAAATTCATCTGCCAGCTGACACAGG TCCTTCGATGTTAA
- the LOC136423685 gene encoding importin subunit alpha-3-like isoform X1: protein MSSAESYADFLNNRIRSYKHKGRDAEAMRRQRNEVTVELRKNKREEHLLKRRNVPRIDSSESEEGDKPVTNQTLAEIVQNATSTDVSVQLTAVQAARKLLSSDRNPPIDDLINSGILPILVHCLNNENASLQFEAAWALTNIASGTSQQTQAVVNAGAVPLFLGLLESPHQNVCEQAVWALGNIIGDGPQCRDYVISLGVVKPLLSFINPTIPITFLRNVTWVIVNLCRNKDPPPQIDTIQVSKGQLCLEILPALNVLIHHTDINILVDTVWALSYLTDGGNEQIQMVIDSGVVPFLVPLLSHQEVKVQTAALRAVGNIVTGTDDQTQVVLNCGVLDHFHALLNHTKEKINKEAVWFLSNITAGNQQQVQAVIEAGLIPMIIHHLSRGDFQTQKEAAWAISNLTISGRKDQVQYLVNQRVIPPFCNLLSVKDTQVIQVVLDGINNVLKMADNVEAIETQIEECGGLDKIEALQNHENEDIYKLAYEIIDQYFSADIEEDPSLAPQASTEGFQFDGNTNIPAEGFKF from the exons ATGTCGTCTGCAGAAAGCTATGCTGACTTCTTGAACAACAGGATCAGAAGTTACAAGCATAAAGGCCGCGATGCCGAG GCTATGAGAAGACAGCGGAATGAGGTTACAGTTGAACTGAGAAAG AACAAGAGAGAGGAACATCTGCTGAAGAGAAGAAATGTGCCAAGGATAGACAGTTCTGAATCTGAGGAAGGAGACAAACCCGTG ACAAACCAAACATTGGCCGAGATCGTACAGAACGCCACCAGCACAGACGTGTCAGTCCAACTGACGGCCGTGCAAGCTGCAAG GAAACTGTTGTCCAGTGACCGCAATCCCCCAATCGATGACCTGATCAACTCTGGCATCTTACCCATCCTGGTCCACTGTCTCAACAACGAGAA TGCCTCCCTACAGTTTGAGGCTGCCTGGGCCCTCACCAACATCGCATCAGGAACCTCACAACAGACCCAGGCAGTAGTTAACGCAGGTGCCGTGCCCCTGTTTCTGGGACTGTTGGAGTCTCCCCATCAAAACGTCTGCGAGCAAGCCGTCTGGGCACTAGGCAATATCATTG GTGACGGCCCCCAGTGTAGGGACTATGTCATCAGTCTGGGTGTGGTCAAGCCGCTCCTGTCATTCATCAATCCCACTATCCCTATCACCTTCCTGAGAAACGTCACCTGGGTCATAGTCAACCTGTGTAGGAACaaggacccccctccccaaatagACACAATACAGGTTAGCAAAGGACAGTTATGTTTG GAAATTCTTCCGGCACTGAACGTCCTGATCCACCACACGGACATCAACATCCTGGTGGACACGGTCTGGGCGCTGTCGTACCTGACGGACGGGGGAAACGAGCAGATACAGATGGTCATCGACTCCGGCGTCGTGCCCTTCCTGGTACCGCTGCTCAGCCATCAAGAGGTCAAAGTTCAG ACTGCTGCGTTGAGAGCCGTAGGAAACATCGTGACCGGGACAGACGACCAGACACAGGTGGTTCTGAACTGTGGCGTCCTGGACCACTTCCACGCTCTTCTCAACCACACCAAGGAGAAAATCAACAAG GAGGCTGTGTGGTTCCTGTCGAACATCACAGCTGGTAACCAGCAGCAGGTGCAGGCGGTGATCGAGGCGGGGCTCATCCCCATGATCATCCACCACCTCAGCCGAGGAGACTTCCAGACACAGAAGGAGGCGGCCTGGGCCATCAGTAACCTCACCATCAGCGGCAGGAAGGACCAG GTCCAGTACCTTGTCAACCAGAGGGTCATTCCTCCCTTCTGTAACCTGCTGAGCGTGAAGGACACCCAGGTCATTCAGGTCGTCCTGGATGGAATCAACAACGTCCTGAAGATGGCCGACAACGTGGAGGCCATCGAGACGCAGATCGAGGAGTGCGGCGGCCTGGACAAGATCGAGGCTCTCCAGAACCACGAGAACGAGGACATCTACAAGCTGGCGTACGAGATCATTGACCAGTACTTCAGCGCAGAT ATTGAAGAAGATCCTAGCCTGGCTCCCCAGGCGTCCACTGAGGGCTTCCAGTTCGACGGTAACACCAACATACCTGCTGAAGGATTCAAGTTCTAG
- the LOC136423685 gene encoding importin subunit alpha-3-like isoform X2: protein MSSAESYADFLNNRIRSYKHKGRDAEAMRRQRNEVTVELRKNKREEHLLKRRNVPRIDSSESEEGDKPVTNQTLAEIVQNATSTDVSVQLTAVQAARKLLSSDRNPPIDDLINSGILPILVHCLNNENASLQFEAAWALTNIASGTSQQTQAVVNAGAVPLFLGLLESPHQNVCEQAVWALGNIIGDGPQCRDYVISLGVVKPLLSFINPTIPITFLRNVTWVIVNLCRNKDPPPQIDTIQEILPALNVLIHHTDINILVDTVWALSYLTDGGNEQIQMVIDSGVVPFLVPLLSHQEVKVQTAALRAVGNIVTGTDDQTQVVLNCGVLDHFHALLNHTKEKINKEAVWFLSNITAGNQQQVQAVIEAGLIPMIIHHLSRGDFQTQKEAAWAISNLTISGRKDQVQYLVNQRVIPPFCNLLSVKDTQVIQVVLDGINNVLKMADNVEAIETQIEECGGLDKIEALQNHENEDIYKLAYEIIDQYFSADIEEDPSLAPQASTEGFQFDGNTNIPAEGFKF from the exons ATGTCGTCTGCAGAAAGCTATGCTGACTTCTTGAACAACAGGATCAGAAGTTACAAGCATAAAGGCCGCGATGCCGAG GCTATGAGAAGACAGCGGAATGAGGTTACAGTTGAACTGAGAAAG AACAAGAGAGAGGAACATCTGCTGAAGAGAAGAAATGTGCCAAGGATAGACAGTTCTGAATCTGAGGAAGGAGACAAACCCGTG ACAAACCAAACATTGGCCGAGATCGTACAGAACGCCACCAGCACAGACGTGTCAGTCCAACTGACGGCCGTGCAAGCTGCAAG GAAACTGTTGTCCAGTGACCGCAATCCCCCAATCGATGACCTGATCAACTCTGGCATCTTACCCATCCTGGTCCACTGTCTCAACAACGAGAA TGCCTCCCTACAGTTTGAGGCTGCCTGGGCCCTCACCAACATCGCATCAGGAACCTCACAACAGACCCAGGCAGTAGTTAACGCAGGTGCCGTGCCCCTGTTTCTGGGACTGTTGGAGTCTCCCCATCAAAACGTCTGCGAGCAAGCCGTCTGGGCACTAGGCAATATCATTG GTGACGGCCCCCAGTGTAGGGACTATGTCATCAGTCTGGGTGTGGTCAAGCCGCTCCTGTCATTCATCAATCCCACTATCCCTATCACCTTCCTGAGAAACGTCACCTGGGTCATAGTCAACCTGTGTAGGAACaaggacccccctccccaaatagACACAATACAG GAAATTCTTCCGGCACTGAACGTCCTGATCCACCACACGGACATCAACATCCTGGTGGACACGGTCTGGGCGCTGTCGTACCTGACGGACGGGGGAAACGAGCAGATACAGATGGTCATCGACTCCGGCGTCGTGCCCTTCCTGGTACCGCTGCTCAGCCATCAAGAGGTCAAAGTTCAG ACTGCTGCGTTGAGAGCCGTAGGAAACATCGTGACCGGGACAGACGACCAGACACAGGTGGTTCTGAACTGTGGCGTCCTGGACCACTTCCACGCTCTTCTCAACCACACCAAGGAGAAAATCAACAAG GAGGCTGTGTGGTTCCTGTCGAACATCACAGCTGGTAACCAGCAGCAGGTGCAGGCGGTGATCGAGGCGGGGCTCATCCCCATGATCATCCACCACCTCAGCCGAGGAGACTTCCAGACACAGAAGGAGGCGGCCTGGGCCATCAGTAACCTCACCATCAGCGGCAGGAAGGACCAG GTCCAGTACCTTGTCAACCAGAGGGTCATTCCTCCCTTCTGTAACCTGCTGAGCGTGAAGGACACCCAGGTCATTCAGGTCGTCCTGGATGGAATCAACAACGTCCTGAAGATGGCCGACAACGTGGAGGCCATCGAGACGCAGATCGAGGAGTGCGGCGGCCTGGACAAGATCGAGGCTCTCCAGAACCACGAGAACGAGGACATCTACAAGCTGGCGTACGAGATCATTGACCAGTACTTCAGCGCAGAT ATTGAAGAAGATCCTAGCCTGGCTCCCCAGGCGTCCACTGAGGGCTTCCAGTTCGACGGTAACACCAACATACCTGCTGAAGGATTCAAGTTCTAG